Proteins co-encoded in one Pseudopipra pipra isolate bDixPip1 chromosome 12, bDixPip1.hap1, whole genome shotgun sequence genomic window:
- the LOC135420923 gene encoding lamin-B3-like isoform X3: MPWKIAGFRIGFAQNELENGNSKKESDLNLAQARLRDLDAQLIAKEADLATALSENRTLESELRELKEEVLTLNLSLEDTTKHLHSEMLRRVDLENHMKTLQEEMTFQKRLHEDKLKETKRVHESRVAEVESGRQREFESKLSEALQEIRRQHEEQIQGYKEELERTFSAKMENAQLTARRNSESASAAREELLETKKRIDTLVSQVNQYQSQNVALESRIKELQDLLDYDRDLHRRHMAEKEEEMAQAQRQAQEQLEEYEHLLDVKLALDLEINAYRKMLEGEEQRLRLSPTPSSRSMATPTTSKGRRFLHGKKRKVKESKKRECAAAFKTVQHASASGNVSIEEIDADGKFVRVKNNSDEDQPLHGWVLRRHIGSVSDVTYKFPPQFTLQAGQVVTIWGAAAGVSPGPSDLVWKSQRSWGTGDSIDVTLITDDGKELAERKIMFVPREESSEQDDDYEEITGSEVEFASQTKRRRKKKCCLVS; encoded by the exons ATGCCGTGGAAAATAGCTGGCTTCCGCATAGGATTCGCACAGAACGAGCTGGAAAATGG GAATTCcaaaaaagaaagtgatttgAACCTGGCCCAGGCTCGTCTGAGAGACCTCGATGCCCAGCTGATCGCGAAGGAAGCTGACTTAGCCACAGCCCTGAGCGAGAACCGCACTCTGGAGAGTGAGCTCCGTGAATTAAAGGAGGAAGTACTCACG CTGAATCTGTCACTGGAAGATACTACAAAGCATCTCCACAGTGAAATGTTGAGGAGGGTGGACCTAGAAAATCATATGAAAACTTTGCAGGAAGAAATGACGTTCCAGAAGCGCCTTCATGAAGAT AAGCTCAAGGAGACAAAAAGAGTCCATGAGAGCAGGGTAGCAGAAGTAGAATCTGGCCGTCAGAGAGAATTTGAGAGTAAGCTCTCAGAAGCTCTGCAGGAGATCAGAAGACAACATGAAGAACAAATTCAAGGATACAAAGAGGAGCTGGAGCGAACATTCAGTGCAAAG ATGGAGAATGCCCAGCTAACTGCAAGAAGAAATAGTGAGTCTGCCAGTGCTGCtcgggaggagctgctggaaacaAAGAAGAGAATTGATACTCTGGTATCTCAAGTTAATCAGTATCAAAGCCAG AATGTTGCTTTGGAGAGCAGAATAAAGGAGCTACAGGACTTGCTGGATTATGATCGTGATCTCCATCGAAGGCATATGgctgaaaaggaggaagaaatggcACAAGCTCAGAGGCAGGCACAAGAACAGCTGGAAGAATATGAGCATCTCTTAGATGTGAAACTGGCTCTGGATTTGGAAATAAATGCCTACAGAAAGATGCTGGAAGGAGAGGAACAGAG GCTGAGGCTGTCACCCACTCCATCTTCACGCAGCATGGCAACTCCAACAACAAGTAAAGGACGGAGGTTTCTGcatgggaagaaaaggaaagtgaaaGAATCCAAAAAGAGAGAGTGTGCTGCTGCATTTAAGACTGTTCAGCATGCCTCAGCTTCTGGAAATGTGTCCATTGAAGAGATCGATGCAGATGGGAAATTTGTCAGGGTTAAAAACAACTCTGATGAG GATCAACCACTTCATGGATGGGTGCTGAGACGACATATTGGAAGTGTGTCAGATGTTACTTACAAGTTTCCTCCGCAGTTCACTCTTCAGGCAGGCCAAGTAGTTACA ATCTGGGGTGCAGCTGCTGGTGTAAGCCCAGGTCCAAGTGATCTGGTCTGGAAGTCTCAGAGGTCTTGGGGAACTGGGGATAGTATTGATGTTACACTTATCACAGATGATGGTAAG GAACTCGCAGAGAGGAAGATAATGTTTGTACCCAGAGAAGAAAGCAGTGAGCAAGATGATGATTATGAAGAAATAACTGGAAGTGAAGTGGAGTTTGCATCTCAG accaaaagaagaagaaaaaagaaatgttgttTGGTTTCATGA
- the LOC135420923 gene encoding lamin-B3-like isoform X2: MATEFPPTPARGGRAAETPLSPARLSRLQEKEELQQLNDRLAAYIERVRALEADNSALQLRLSEQEAGTDRELDCLRLHYQAELADARRALDDIAIERATLQVELGKIGEDHRQLHVRNSKKESDLNLAQARLRDLDAQLIAKEADLATALSENRTLESELRELKEEVLTLNLSLEDTTKHLHSEMLRRVDLENHMKTLQEEMTFQKRLHEDKLKETKRVHESRVAEVESGRQREFESKLSEALQEIRRQHEEQIQGYKEELERTFSAKMENAQLTARRNSESASAAREELLETKKRIDTLVSQVNQYQSQNVALESRIKELQDLLDYDRDLHRRHMAEKEEEMAQAQRQAQEQLEEYEHLLDVKLALDLEINAYRKMLEGEEQRLRLSPTPSSRSMATPTTSKGRRFLHGKKRKVKESKKRECAAAFKTVQHASASGNVSIEEIDADGKFVRVKNNSDEDQPLHGWVLRRHIGSVSDVTYKFPPQFTLQAGQVVTIWGAAAGVSPGPSDLVWKSQRSWGTGDSIDVTLITDDGKELAERKIMFVPREESSEQDDDYEEITGSEVEFASQQNEDPSCSLM, translated from the exons ATGGCCACGGAGTTCCCCCCCACGCCGGCCAGAGGCGGCCGCGCCGCGGAGACGCCGCTGAGCCCGGCGCGGCTGAGCCggctgcaggagaaggaggagctgcagcagctcaatGACCGCCTGGCCGCCTACATCGAGCGGGTGCGGGCGCTGGAGGCCGACAACTCGGCGCTGCAGCTGCGACTGAGCGAGCAGGAGGCGGGCACCGACCGGGAGCTGGACTGTCTGCGGCTGCACTACCAGGCGGAGCTGGCCGACGCCCGCCGGGCGCTGGACGACATCGCCATCGAGCGGGCTACGCTGCAGGTGGAGCTGGGCAAGATCGGCGAGGATCACCGGCAGCTGCACGTCCG GAATTCcaaaaaagaaagtgatttgAACCTGGCCCAGGCTCGTCTGAGAGACCTCGATGCCCAGCTGATCGCGAAGGAAGCTGACTTAGCCACAGCCCTGAGCGAGAACCGCACTCTGGAGAGTGAGCTCCGTGAATTAAAGGAGGAAGTACTCACG CTGAATCTGTCACTGGAAGATACTACAAAGCATCTCCACAGTGAAATGTTGAGGAGGGTGGACCTAGAAAATCATATGAAAACTTTGCAGGAAGAAATGACGTTCCAGAAGCGCCTTCATGAAGAT AAGCTCAAGGAGACAAAAAGAGTCCATGAGAGCAGGGTAGCAGAAGTAGAATCTGGCCGTCAGAGAGAATTTGAGAGTAAGCTCTCAGAAGCTCTGCAGGAGATCAGAAGACAACATGAAGAACAAATTCAAGGATACAAAGAGGAGCTGGAGCGAACATTCAGTGCAAAG ATGGAGAATGCCCAGCTAACTGCAAGAAGAAATAGTGAGTCTGCCAGTGCTGCtcgggaggagctgctggaaacaAAGAAGAGAATTGATACTCTGGTATCTCAAGTTAATCAGTATCAAAGCCAG AATGTTGCTTTGGAGAGCAGAATAAAGGAGCTACAGGACTTGCTGGATTATGATCGTGATCTCCATCGAAGGCATATGgctgaaaaggaggaagaaatggcACAAGCTCAGAGGCAGGCACAAGAACAGCTGGAAGAATATGAGCATCTCTTAGATGTGAAACTGGCTCTGGATTTGGAAATAAATGCCTACAGAAAGATGCTGGAAGGAGAGGAACAGAG GCTGAGGCTGTCACCCACTCCATCTTCACGCAGCATGGCAACTCCAACAACAAGTAAAGGACGGAGGTTTCTGcatgggaagaaaaggaaagtgaaaGAATCCAAAAAGAGAGAGTGTGCTGCTGCATTTAAGACTGTTCAGCATGCCTCAGCTTCTGGAAATGTGTCCATTGAAGAGATCGATGCAGATGGGAAATTTGTCAGGGTTAAAAACAACTCTGATGAG GATCAACCACTTCATGGATGGGTGCTGAGACGACATATTGGAAGTGTGTCAGATGTTACTTACAAGTTTCCTCCGCAGTTCACTCTTCAGGCAGGCCAAGTAGTTACA ATCTGGGGTGCAGCTGCTGGTGTAAGCCCAGGTCCAAGTGATCTGGTCTGGAAGTCTCAGAGGTCTTGGGGAACTGGGGATAGTATTGATGTTACACTTATCACAGATGATGGTAAG GAACTCGCAGAGAGGAAGATAATGTTTGTACCCAGAGAAGAAAGCAGTGAGCAAGATGATGATTATGAAGAAATAACTGGAAGTGAAGTGGAGTTTGCATCTCAG CAAAATGAGGATCCTAGCTGTTCTCTCATGTAA
- the LOC135420923 gene encoding lamin-B3-like isoform X1 — protein MATEFPPTPARGGRAAETPLSPARLSRLQEKEELQQLNDRLAAYIERVRALEADNSALQLRLSEQEAGTDRELDCLRLHYQAELADARRALDDIAIERATLQVELGKIGEDHRQLHVRNSKKESDLNLAQARLRDLDAQLIAKEADLATALSENRTLESELRELKEEVLTLNLSLEDTTKHLHSEMLRRVDLENHMKTLQEEMTFQKRLHEDKLKETKRVHESRVAEVESGRQREFESKLSEALQEIRRQHEEQIQGYKEELERTFSAKMENAQLTARRNSESASAAREELLETKKRIDTLVSQVNQYQSQNVALESRIKELQDLLDYDRDLHRRHMAEKEEEMAQAQRQAQEQLEEYEHLLDVKLALDLEINAYRKMLEGEEQRLRLSPTPSSRSMATPTTSKGRRFLHGKKRKVKESKKRECAAAFKTVQHASASGNVSIEEIDADGKFVRVKNNSDEDQPLHGWVLRRHIGSVSDVTYKFPPQFTLQAGQVVTIWGAAAGVSPGPSDLVWKSQRSWGTGDSIDVTLITDDGKELAERKIMFVPREESSEQDDDYEEITGSEVEFASQTKRRRKKKCCLVS, from the exons ATGGCCACGGAGTTCCCCCCCACGCCGGCCAGAGGCGGCCGCGCCGCGGAGACGCCGCTGAGCCCGGCGCGGCTGAGCCggctgcaggagaaggaggagctgcagcagctcaatGACCGCCTGGCCGCCTACATCGAGCGGGTGCGGGCGCTGGAGGCCGACAACTCGGCGCTGCAGCTGCGACTGAGCGAGCAGGAGGCGGGCACCGACCGGGAGCTGGACTGTCTGCGGCTGCACTACCAGGCGGAGCTGGCCGACGCCCGCCGGGCGCTGGACGACATCGCCATCGAGCGGGCTACGCTGCAGGTGGAGCTGGGCAAGATCGGCGAGGATCACCGGCAGCTGCACGTCCG GAATTCcaaaaaagaaagtgatttgAACCTGGCCCAGGCTCGTCTGAGAGACCTCGATGCCCAGCTGATCGCGAAGGAAGCTGACTTAGCCACAGCCCTGAGCGAGAACCGCACTCTGGAGAGTGAGCTCCGTGAATTAAAGGAGGAAGTACTCACG CTGAATCTGTCACTGGAAGATACTACAAAGCATCTCCACAGTGAAATGTTGAGGAGGGTGGACCTAGAAAATCATATGAAAACTTTGCAGGAAGAAATGACGTTCCAGAAGCGCCTTCATGAAGAT AAGCTCAAGGAGACAAAAAGAGTCCATGAGAGCAGGGTAGCAGAAGTAGAATCTGGCCGTCAGAGAGAATTTGAGAGTAAGCTCTCAGAAGCTCTGCAGGAGATCAGAAGACAACATGAAGAACAAATTCAAGGATACAAAGAGGAGCTGGAGCGAACATTCAGTGCAAAG ATGGAGAATGCCCAGCTAACTGCAAGAAGAAATAGTGAGTCTGCCAGTGCTGCtcgggaggagctgctggaaacaAAGAAGAGAATTGATACTCTGGTATCTCAAGTTAATCAGTATCAAAGCCAG AATGTTGCTTTGGAGAGCAGAATAAAGGAGCTACAGGACTTGCTGGATTATGATCGTGATCTCCATCGAAGGCATATGgctgaaaaggaggaagaaatggcACAAGCTCAGAGGCAGGCACAAGAACAGCTGGAAGAATATGAGCATCTCTTAGATGTGAAACTGGCTCTGGATTTGGAAATAAATGCCTACAGAAAGATGCTGGAAGGAGAGGAACAGAG GCTGAGGCTGTCACCCACTCCATCTTCACGCAGCATGGCAACTCCAACAACAAGTAAAGGACGGAGGTTTCTGcatgggaagaaaaggaaagtgaaaGAATCCAAAAAGAGAGAGTGTGCTGCTGCATTTAAGACTGTTCAGCATGCCTCAGCTTCTGGAAATGTGTCCATTGAAGAGATCGATGCAGATGGGAAATTTGTCAGGGTTAAAAACAACTCTGATGAG GATCAACCACTTCATGGATGGGTGCTGAGACGACATATTGGAAGTGTGTCAGATGTTACTTACAAGTTTCCTCCGCAGTTCACTCTTCAGGCAGGCCAAGTAGTTACA ATCTGGGGTGCAGCTGCTGGTGTAAGCCCAGGTCCAAGTGATCTGGTCTGGAAGTCTCAGAGGTCTTGGGGAACTGGGGATAGTATTGATGTTACACTTATCACAGATGATGGTAAG GAACTCGCAGAGAGGAAGATAATGTTTGTACCCAGAGAAGAAAGCAGTGAGCAAGATGATGATTATGAAGAAATAACTGGAAGTGAAGTGGAGTTTGCATCTCAG accaaaagaagaagaaaaaagaaatgttgttTGGTTTCATGA